In Nymphaea colorata isolate Beijing-Zhang1983 chromosome 3, ASM883128v2, whole genome shotgun sequence, a genomic segment contains:
- the LOC116250241 gene encoding ABC transporter C family member 3-like isoform X1: protein MNTTMFSTLTHSFLIFGNTHVLNGDFLLFTPLFRHSISLGVHLFFLLLTLLWVFLRRSTLKSYKTSGFLYNLSLICSLGLCFLFGGLSTYHYLKYWDGSSVETTIAQVDWMEQAVAWGAISGFLRFGMSWQRFQILLRIWWLVFFVLSFYSFVIDVAFYKGSCFFWADLLCSFAALFLCCASLRGIFSTDDNERTHLREPLLNGSTEKKDVANNVTPYATAGFLSLLTFSWLSPLFPVGNSKALDLEDVPEVAKKDSAKFVYPAFRSKLDEGESTDYMGKLRLAKALFSFVWKDVAWAGFFCLLYSLSSFVGPYLIDSLVQYINGRQRFAHEGYVLVSVFLVAKLVQSFSQRHWYFLTRQIGIRNRAALNATIYKKGLSLSSQSRKMHTSGEIMNLMSVDADRIALFCWYVHDLWVVPLQIILALAILYRNLGLASLSALVAAFLIMLANLPLVKSQEGLQEKLMESKDERMKATSEILRNMRILKLQAWEMRFLSKVMDLRNTETNWLRKYIYTTAFVSFLFWGAPIFISAAAFGSCMLLGIPLMSGKVLSALATIEILQQAIYNLPDTVSMIAQIKVSLDRIASFLRLEEMKTDAVEKLSKDVSTLAVEIYDGVFSWDPSSSVPTLQNLNFKVQHGMKVAVCGTVGSGKTSLLSCILGEVERISGTVRLSGTTAFVAQSPWIQSGKIEENILFGKEMDRDRYERVIDACDLRKDIELLPFGDQTTIGERGINLSGGQKQRVQIARALYQDADVYLFDDPFSAVDAHTGSHLFKECLHGFLGSKTVIYVTHQVEFLPTADLVLVMRDGQITQSGPYDKILGSGTDFMELVGAHEHALSAIEAATALDSQGLDVNELNRSFEIEMHGHEKDRDGESNGNGVELEQPTEKNYQLVQEEEREKGRVGFSVYWEYITTSYGGALVPLILLSHIVYNLLQIGSNYWMAWATPVSDEHPSSVSGFTLIVVYIILSLASAVCELFTVLLIGTVGFKTATVLFNKLHACIFHAPMSFLDSTPTGRILSRISSDQSELDLYIPELLATCVFAGIQLLGSIAVISQISWQVLIIFIPVACVGIWLQQYYLPTSRELSRLVGLYKAPMLQHFAESIAGSSTIRSFNEESRFLNRNFQLIDGFSRPKFHISAAMEWLCLRLDVLSSLIFAFSLIFLISLPKDAIYPGIAGLAVTYGLNLNMLQMYLVWCLCNAENRMISVERILQYTRLPSEPPLTIETNRPSKKWPSHGEIDISELQVRYAPHLPLVLKGFTCTFHGGAKTGIVGRTGSGKSTLVQALFRIIDPSYGRIVIDGIDISTIGLHDLRSRLSIIPQEPTMFQGTVRTNLDPLEEYADEQIWEALDKCQLGDVVRQKDGKLDAAVTENGENWSVGQRQLVCLGRVLLKKSRILVLDEATASVDTATDGLIQQTLRQHFSDCSILTIAHRMASVLDSDMVLVMENGLVAEYDSPRKLLQDTSSAFAKLVNEYVMRSSSTRS from the exons ATGAACACGACCATGTTTAGCACTCTTACTCacagtttcttaatttttggcAATACCCATGTTCTTAATGGGGATTTTCTGCTATTTACTCCCCTTTTCCGGCACTCTATCTCGTTGGGAGTACATCTGTTTTTCCTGCTGCTAACACTTCTCTGGGTCTTCCTGAGGCGGTCGACGCTCAAGTCCTATAAAACTTCTGGTTTTTTGTACAATTTGTCCCTTATCTGTAGCTTGGGATTGTGCTTTCTGTTCGGTGGCTTGAGCACTTACCATTATTTGAAGTACTGGGATGGCAGTTCGGTTGAAACCACCATTGCCCAAGTTGACTGGATGGAGCAAGCTGTGGCCTGGGGTGCAATTTCGGGGTTCCTGAGATTTGGGATGTCATGgcaaagatttcaaattttgctGCGAATATGGTGGTTGGTGTTCTTCGTCTTGTCTTTTTATAGCTTTGTTATTGATGTGGCCTTCTATAAGGGGTCATGTTTCTTTTGGGCAGATTTGTTATGTAGTTTTGCCGCCTTGTTCCTTTGTTGCGCTTCCCTACGCGGCATTTTTAGCACAGACGATAATGAAAGGACCCATCTCAGGGAACCTCTATTGAATGGTTCCACAGAAAAGAAGGATGTTGCTAATAACGTCACTCCATATGCAACTGCAGGCTTTCTCAGCCTGCTGACTTTTTCGTGGTTGAGTCCCCTGTTTCCAGTTGGTAACAGCAAAGCGTTAGACCTAGAAGATGTACCTGAAGTAGCTAAGAAGGATAGTGCAAAATTTGTTTATCCCGCTTTTAGAAGCAAACTCGATGAGGGAGAGTCTACTGATTATATGGGAAAACTCAGACTGGCGAAAGCATTGTTCTCCTTTGTCTGGAAGGATGTAGCATGGGCAGGATTCTTCTGTCTCCTGTACAGTCTTTCCTCATTCGTTGGCCCTTACCTAATCGACTCGTTAGTGCAATATATCAATGGTCGCCAGAGGTTTGCCCATGAAGGCTACGTCCTGGTTTCTGTGTTTCTTGTGGCTAAGCTTGTACAGAGTTTTTCACAGAGACATTGGTATTTCCTAACACGGCAAATCGGCATTAGAAACAGGGCAGCACTGAATGCGACAATTTATAAGAAAGGCCTTTCTTTGTCTAGCCAATCTCGGAAAATGCATACGAGTGGGGAGATTATGAATTTGATGAGTGTTGATGCTGATCGGATTGCACTTTTCTGTTGGTACGTGCATGACCTATGGGTTGTGCCTCTTCAAATCATTTTAGCTTTGGCAATCTTGTACAGGAACTTGGGATTAGCTTCACTTTCTGCTCTGGTGGCAGCTTTCCTAATTATGCTAGCAAACCTCCCTCTGGTCAAATCCCAAGAGGGCCTCCAGGAGAAGCTTATGGAATCAAAGGATGAGAGAATGAAAGCAACTTCTGAGATCCTGAGGAACATGAGGATACTAAAACTCCAGGCCTGGGAAATGAGGTTCTTGTCAAAGGTTATGGATTTGAGAAACACTGAGACAAACTGGTTGAGGAAGTACATTTATACAACAGCTTTTGTAAGTTTTCTCTTCTGGGGAGCACCTATTTTCATATCTGCTGCTGCATTCGGTTCATGCATGCTTCTAGGGATCCCACTTATGTCTGGCAAGGTTCTATCTGCCCTTGCGACAATTGAGATACTTCAACAGGCCATTTACAATCTGCCAGATACTGTCTCAATGATTGCTCAAATTAAAGTTTCCCTTGATAGGATTGCTTCATTCCTTCGtcttgaagaaatgaaaactgATGCAGTTGAGAAACTATCTAAAGATGTGTCTACTTTGGCAGTTGAAATATACGATGGTGTCTTTTCTTGGGATCCATCTTCAAGCGTTCCTACTCTGCAAAATTTGAACTTCAAAGTACAGCACGGGATGAAAGTTGCTGTATGTGGCACTGTTGGGTCAGGCAAGACAAGCCTCCTATCTTGCATCTTAGGCGAGGTTGAAAGAATATCTGGAACTGTTCGATTGAGTGGAACAACAGCCTTTGTTGCTCAGTCACCCTGGATCCAAAGTGGGAAGATTGAGGAGAATATACTTTTTGGTAAGGAGATGGACAGAGATAGGTATGAACGTGTCATTGACGCTTGTGATTTAAGAAAGGACATAGAGTTGTTACCTTTTGGAGATCAAACTACTATAGGAGAGAGAGGAATTAACCTGAGTGGCGGCCAGAAGCAAAGAGTACAAATTGCACGTGCTCTGTACCAGGATGCTGATGTTTATCTCTTTGATGATCCTTTTAGTGCTGTTGATGCTCACACAGGCAGTCACCTCTTTAAG GAGTGCTTGCATGGTTTCTTAGGTTCGAAAACAGTGATATATGTAACACATCAAGTGGAATTTTTACCTACTGCCGACCTTGTTTTG GTAATGCGAGATGGACAAATAACACAGTCTGGCCCCTATGACAAGATCCTTGGCTCTGGGACTGACTTCATGGAGCTTGTTGGTGCACATGAGCATGCTCTGTCAGCCATTGAAGCTGCCACTGCACTTGATTCACAAGGATTAGATGTCAATGAACTTAACAGATCTTTTGAGATAGAAATGCATGGACACGAGAAAGATAGAGATGGTGAAAGTAATGGTAATGGTGTCGAGTTGGAGCAGCCAACAGAGAAAAATTACCAGCTTGTTCAAGAAGAAGagcgagagaaaggaagagtaGGCTTTTCTGTGTATTGGGAATATATTACAACATCATATGGTGGAGCACTAGTCCCACTTATTTTGCTGAGCCATATTGTCTATAACCTTCTTCAAATAGGCAGCAACTATTGGATGGCTTGGGCAACACCAGTTTCAGATGAGCATCCATCCTCAGTGAGCGGATTTACTTTGATTGTTGTCTACATTATACTGTCCTTGGCCAGTGCCGTGTGTGAGCTATTCACAGTTTTGCTCATAGGAACTGTTGGCTTTAAAACAGCGACAGTGCTCTTCAATAAGttacatgcatgcatatttCATGCTCCTATGTCGTTCCTCGATTCTACTCCAACAGGCCGTATCCTTAGTAGG ATATCAAGTGACCAGAGTGAACTTGATCTTTACATTCCTGAGTTGCTGGCAACTTGTGTTTTTGCTGGTATACAACTTCTTGGAAGCATTGCAGTAATTTCACAAATTTCATGGCAAGTTCTCATTATTTTCATTCCAGTGGCCTGTGTGGGCATATGGTTGCAG CAATATTATCTACCAACCTCTCGAGAATTATCCCGGCTTGTTGGACTATACAAAGCCCCTATGCTACAACATTTTGCGGAGTCGATAGCCGGATCATCCACTATCAGGAGTTTCAATGAAGAGTCAAGGTTCTTGAACAGAAACTTCCAGCTGATAGATGGCTTTTCTAGaccaaaatttcatatttctgcTGCCATGGAGTGGCTCTGCCTACGTTTGGATGTGTTGTCTTCTctaatttttgctttttctttgattttcttgatttcattgCCTAAAGATGCAATCTATCCAG GAATTGCTGGATTAGCAGTAACCTATGGCTTGAACTTGAACATGCTGCAAATGTATCTTGTTTGGTGTTTATGCAATGCTGAGAATAGGATGATTTCTGTGGAGAGAATTCTGCAATACACTCGTCTTCCTAGTGAACCTCCTCTGACGATTGAAACAAACAGACCAAGCAAGAAGTGGCCATCTCATGGAGAAATAGATATCAGTGAGTTGCAG GTACGTTATGCTCCACATCTACCTTTGGTTCTAAAGGGTTTTACATGCACCTTTCATGGTGGGGCGAAAACAGGCATCGTTGGGAGAACAGGCAGTGGGAAATCCACACTTGTGCAAGCCCTCTTCCGTATAATTGATCCATCATATGGTCGGATAGTGATTGATGGAATTGACATCTCAACCATAGGGTTGCATGATCTGAGGTCTAGATTAAGCATCATTCCACAAGAACCAACCATGTTTCAAGGAACTGTGAGGACCAATCTTGATCCTCTTGAAGAATATGCCGATGAGCAAATTTGGGAG GCTTTAGACAAGTGCCAACTTGGAGATGTAGTTAGGCAGAAGGATGGCAAACTTGACGCAGCag TGACTGAGAATGGAGAGAACTGGAGTGTGGGCCAAAGGCAGCTAGTCTGTTTAGGACGAGTACTTCTGAAGAAGAGTAGAATTCTGGTGCTTGATGAAGCAACGGCTTCTGTTGATACTGCAACAGATGGTCTAATTCAACAGACATTGAGGCAACATTTTTCCGATTGCAGTATTCTTACAATAGCACACCGAATGGCATCTGTCTTGGACAGTGATATGGTCCTAGTTATGGAAAATG GTCTTGTTGCTGAGTACGACTCTCCAAGAAAACTGTTGCAAGATACATCATCTGCATTTGCAAAACTCGTCAATGAATATGTGATGAGATCAAGCTCTACTCGATCCTAA
- the LOC116250241 gene encoding ABC transporter C family member 3-like isoform X2, whose protein sequence is MNTTMFSTLTHSFLIFGNTHVLNGDFLLFTPLFRHSISLGVHLFFLLLTLLWVFLRRSTLKSYKTSGFLYNLSLICSLGLCFLFGGLSTYHYLKYWDGSSVETTIAQVDWMEQAVAWGAISGFLRFGMSWQRFQILLRIWWLVFFVLSFYSFVIDVAFYKGSCFFWADLLCSFAALFLCCASLRGIFSTDDNERTHLREPLLNGSTEKKDVANNVTPYATAGFLSLLTFSWLSPLFPVGNSKALDLEDVPEVAKKDSAKFVYPAFRSKLDEGESTDYMGKLRLAKALFSFVWKDVAWAGFFCLLYSLSSFVGPYLIDSLVQYINGRQRFAHEGYVLVSVFLVAKLVQSFSQRHWYFLTRQIGIRNRAALNATIYKKGLSLSSQSRKMHTSGEIMNLMSVDADRIALFCWYVHDLWVVPLQIILALAILYRNLGLASLSALVAAFLIMLANLPLVKSQEGLQEKLMESKDERMKATSEILRNMRILKLQAWEMRFLSKVMDLRNTETNWLRKYIYTTAFVSFLFWGAPIFISAAAFGSCMLLGIPLMSGKVLSALATIEILQQAIYNLPDTVSMIAQIKVSLDRIASFLRLEEMKTDAVEKLSKDVSTLAVEIYDGVFSWDPSSSVPTLQNLNFKVQHGMKVAVCGTVGSGKTSLLSCILGEVERISGTVRLSGTTAFVAQSPWIQSGKIEENILFGKEMDRDRYERVIDACDLRKDIELLPFGDQTTIGERGINLSGGQKQRVQIARALYQDADVYLFDDPFSAVDAHTGSHLFKECLHGFLGSKTVIYVTHQVEFLPTADLVLVMRDGQITQSGPYDKILGSGTDFMELVGAHEHALSAIEAATALDSQGLDVNELNRSFEIEMHGHEKDRDGESNGNGVELEQPTEKNYQLVQEEEREKGRVGFSVYWEYITTSYGGALVPLILLSHIVYNLLQIGSNYWMAWATPVSDEHPSSVSGFTLIVVYIILSLASAVCELFTVLLIGTVGFKTATVLFNKLHACIFHAPMSFLDSTPTGRILSRISSDQSELDLYIPELLATCVFAGIQLLGSIAVISQISWQVLIIFIPVACVGIWLQELLD, encoded by the exons ATGAACACGACCATGTTTAGCACTCTTACTCacagtttcttaatttttggcAATACCCATGTTCTTAATGGGGATTTTCTGCTATTTACTCCCCTTTTCCGGCACTCTATCTCGTTGGGAGTACATCTGTTTTTCCTGCTGCTAACACTTCTCTGGGTCTTCCTGAGGCGGTCGACGCTCAAGTCCTATAAAACTTCTGGTTTTTTGTACAATTTGTCCCTTATCTGTAGCTTGGGATTGTGCTTTCTGTTCGGTGGCTTGAGCACTTACCATTATTTGAAGTACTGGGATGGCAGTTCGGTTGAAACCACCATTGCCCAAGTTGACTGGATGGAGCAAGCTGTGGCCTGGGGTGCAATTTCGGGGTTCCTGAGATTTGGGATGTCATGgcaaagatttcaaattttgctGCGAATATGGTGGTTGGTGTTCTTCGTCTTGTCTTTTTATAGCTTTGTTATTGATGTGGCCTTCTATAAGGGGTCATGTTTCTTTTGGGCAGATTTGTTATGTAGTTTTGCCGCCTTGTTCCTTTGTTGCGCTTCCCTACGCGGCATTTTTAGCACAGACGATAATGAAAGGACCCATCTCAGGGAACCTCTATTGAATGGTTCCACAGAAAAGAAGGATGTTGCTAATAACGTCACTCCATATGCAACTGCAGGCTTTCTCAGCCTGCTGACTTTTTCGTGGTTGAGTCCCCTGTTTCCAGTTGGTAACAGCAAAGCGTTAGACCTAGAAGATGTACCTGAAGTAGCTAAGAAGGATAGTGCAAAATTTGTTTATCCCGCTTTTAGAAGCAAACTCGATGAGGGAGAGTCTACTGATTATATGGGAAAACTCAGACTGGCGAAAGCATTGTTCTCCTTTGTCTGGAAGGATGTAGCATGGGCAGGATTCTTCTGTCTCCTGTACAGTCTTTCCTCATTCGTTGGCCCTTACCTAATCGACTCGTTAGTGCAATATATCAATGGTCGCCAGAGGTTTGCCCATGAAGGCTACGTCCTGGTTTCTGTGTTTCTTGTGGCTAAGCTTGTACAGAGTTTTTCACAGAGACATTGGTATTTCCTAACACGGCAAATCGGCATTAGAAACAGGGCAGCACTGAATGCGACAATTTATAAGAAAGGCCTTTCTTTGTCTAGCCAATCTCGGAAAATGCATACGAGTGGGGAGATTATGAATTTGATGAGTGTTGATGCTGATCGGATTGCACTTTTCTGTTGGTACGTGCATGACCTATGGGTTGTGCCTCTTCAAATCATTTTAGCTTTGGCAATCTTGTACAGGAACTTGGGATTAGCTTCACTTTCTGCTCTGGTGGCAGCTTTCCTAATTATGCTAGCAAACCTCCCTCTGGTCAAATCCCAAGAGGGCCTCCAGGAGAAGCTTATGGAATCAAAGGATGAGAGAATGAAAGCAACTTCTGAGATCCTGAGGAACATGAGGATACTAAAACTCCAGGCCTGGGAAATGAGGTTCTTGTCAAAGGTTATGGATTTGAGAAACACTGAGACAAACTGGTTGAGGAAGTACATTTATACAACAGCTTTTGTAAGTTTTCTCTTCTGGGGAGCACCTATTTTCATATCTGCTGCTGCATTCGGTTCATGCATGCTTCTAGGGATCCCACTTATGTCTGGCAAGGTTCTATCTGCCCTTGCGACAATTGAGATACTTCAACAGGCCATTTACAATCTGCCAGATACTGTCTCAATGATTGCTCAAATTAAAGTTTCCCTTGATAGGATTGCTTCATTCCTTCGtcttgaagaaatgaaaactgATGCAGTTGAGAAACTATCTAAAGATGTGTCTACTTTGGCAGTTGAAATATACGATGGTGTCTTTTCTTGGGATCCATCTTCAAGCGTTCCTACTCTGCAAAATTTGAACTTCAAAGTACAGCACGGGATGAAAGTTGCTGTATGTGGCACTGTTGGGTCAGGCAAGACAAGCCTCCTATCTTGCATCTTAGGCGAGGTTGAAAGAATATCTGGAACTGTTCGATTGAGTGGAACAACAGCCTTTGTTGCTCAGTCACCCTGGATCCAAAGTGGGAAGATTGAGGAGAATATACTTTTTGGTAAGGAGATGGACAGAGATAGGTATGAACGTGTCATTGACGCTTGTGATTTAAGAAAGGACATAGAGTTGTTACCTTTTGGAGATCAAACTACTATAGGAGAGAGAGGAATTAACCTGAGTGGCGGCCAGAAGCAAAGAGTACAAATTGCACGTGCTCTGTACCAGGATGCTGATGTTTATCTCTTTGATGATCCTTTTAGTGCTGTTGATGCTCACACAGGCAGTCACCTCTTTAAG GAGTGCTTGCATGGTTTCTTAGGTTCGAAAACAGTGATATATGTAACACATCAAGTGGAATTTTTACCTACTGCCGACCTTGTTTTG GTAATGCGAGATGGACAAATAACACAGTCTGGCCCCTATGACAAGATCCTTGGCTCTGGGACTGACTTCATGGAGCTTGTTGGTGCACATGAGCATGCTCTGTCAGCCATTGAAGCTGCCACTGCACTTGATTCACAAGGATTAGATGTCAATGAACTTAACAGATCTTTTGAGATAGAAATGCATGGACACGAGAAAGATAGAGATGGTGAAAGTAATGGTAATGGTGTCGAGTTGGAGCAGCCAACAGAGAAAAATTACCAGCTTGTTCAAGAAGAAGagcgagagaaaggaagagtaGGCTTTTCTGTGTATTGGGAATATATTACAACATCATATGGTGGAGCACTAGTCCCACTTATTTTGCTGAGCCATATTGTCTATAACCTTCTTCAAATAGGCAGCAACTATTGGATGGCTTGGGCAACACCAGTTTCAGATGAGCATCCATCCTCAGTGAGCGGATTTACTTTGATTGTTGTCTACATTATACTGTCCTTGGCCAGTGCCGTGTGTGAGCTATTCACAGTTTTGCTCATAGGAACTGTTGGCTTTAAAACAGCGACAGTGCTCTTCAATAAGttacatgcatgcatatttCATGCTCCTATGTCGTTCCTCGATTCTACTCCAACAGGCCGTATCCTTAGTAGG ATATCAAGTGACCAGAGTGAACTTGATCTTTACATTCCTGAGTTGCTGGCAACTTGTGTTTTTGCTGGTATACAACTTCTTGGAAGCATTGCAGTAATTTCACAAATTTCATGGCAAGTTCTCATTATTTTCATTCCAGTGGCCTGTGTGGGCATATGGTTGCAG GAATTGCTGGATTAG